The following are encoded together in the Ralstonia insidiosa genome:
- a CDS encoding citrate synthase family protein: MTQYLDAAEAAQRLNISRPTLYAYVSRGLLAAYPAPDGRGSRYREADVTRLADQRAGGRRPRQVVRHALDWGLPVMESAITLIDNGRLFYRGTPALELAEHATLEAVAARLWQCDEAAAFDAPAPVLPKSWYAALASLADADIRQRCMALCTLALPALDEAAWRQDSARTARDAGSLLRVAFAAMLGRKPDAVPVHLQCQQAWGVDAQAAEAIRVALVLCADHELNASSFAARVVASTGASLGAVVSAGLAALTGGLHGGTTARVEALLSELEGERSISTALRRRLDRGDALPGFGHPLYRKADPRANAILAQLPTTGAVRKRLQSVIDAVADLTGDGPSLDFALVATRRVLGLPEGAGFGLFAAGRTAGWIAHALEQRAAGQLIRPRAAYVGPMPAAPEAPAGRIIRVR, translated from the coding sequence ATGACCCAGTACCTCGATGCCGCCGAAGCTGCGCAGCGCCTGAACATCTCGCGCCCAACACTGTACGCCTACGTGAGCCGCGGGCTGCTGGCCGCCTACCCAGCGCCCGACGGTCGCGGCAGCCGCTATCGCGAAGCCGACGTGACGCGCCTGGCCGATCAGCGTGCGGGGGGCCGCCGCCCGCGCCAGGTGGTGCGCCACGCGCTGGACTGGGGCCTGCCGGTCATGGAATCGGCCATCACGCTCATCGACAACGGGCGGCTGTTCTATCGCGGCACACCGGCACTGGAGCTGGCGGAACACGCCACGCTGGAAGCCGTTGCCGCGCGGCTCTGGCAATGCGATGAAGCGGCAGCGTTTGATGCGCCTGCGCCCGTGCTGCCGAAGAGCTGGTACGCGGCGCTGGCCTCCTTGGCAGATGCCGACATCCGCCAGCGCTGCATGGCGCTGTGCACGCTCGCGCTGCCAGCGCTGGACGAAGCCGCATGGCGTCAGGACTCCGCTCGCACGGCACGCGATGCTGGTTCACTGCTGCGCGTGGCGTTTGCCGCCATGCTGGGCCGCAAGCCCGATGCCGTGCCCGTGCATCTGCAATGCCAGCAAGCGTGGGGCGTCGACGCGCAAGCCGCCGAGGCTATCCGCGTCGCACTGGTGCTCTGCGCCGATCACGAACTCAATGCGTCGAGCTTTGCGGCACGGGTTGTCGCCTCAACGGGTGCCAGCCTGGGCGCTGTCGTGAGTGCGGGGCTGGCTGCGCTCACTGGCGGCCTGCACGGAGGCACCACGGCACGCGTGGAGGCATTGCTGAGCGAGCTGGAAGGGGAGCGGTCGATAAGCACCGCCTTGCGCCGTCGGCTTGATCGCGGCGATGCACTGCCGGGCTTTGGCCACCCGCTGTATCGCAAGGCCGACCCGCGGGCGAATGCCATTCTGGCGCAGTTGCCGACGACGGGCGCAGTGCGTAAGCGACTGCAGTCGGTGATCGACGCCGTGGCCGATCTGACCGGCGATGGGCCGTCTTTGGATTTTGCGTTGGTGGCCACCCGGCGTGTGCTCGGGCTGCCGGAGGGTGCAGGCTTTGGCCTGTTCGCGGCGGGACGCACGGCCGGCTGGATTGCGCACGCGCTGGAGCAGCGCGCAGCAGGGCAGTTGATCCGCCCACGCGCGGCCTACGTGGGGCCGATGCCGGCCGCACCGGAAGCGCCGGCGGGCCGCATCATTCGCGTGCGCTAG
- a CDS encoding CoA transferase, with protein MSSPVADAVDPSMQTLTSTEALAQLWSTLGRPADALSRVTLTGAAALPSSFAVNTLAQSVIAASALAAAQVDTLRTGRQQTVSVDMRHAALEFRSERYFRVDGQLPPEPWDKIAGLYRCSDGRWVRLHTNFPHHRDGVLKLLGCAYDRDAVAAALGQWKAEAFEEAAAQVGMVVAAARTFDEWDRHPQGMAVAGQPLMTIERIGDAPPEPLAVHADGRPLSGVRVLDVTRVIAGPVCGRTLAAHGADVLLVTAPHLPAIPSLVVDTGRGKRSAQLDLRDAADAAQLRTLLRDADVFVQGYRPGGVAALGFSPEQAAAARPGIVYVSLCAYGYEGPWANRRGFDSLVQTASGFNWAEAEAAGQNRPYPLPAQALDHGTGYLMAAGAMTALTRRMTEGGSWHVRVSLAQTGHWLRGLGRVANGFDVPDPRYEDVGGYLETTPSGFGTLTAMRHAGQLSDTPPHWALPAVPLGTHPARW; from the coding sequence ATGTCGTCACCTGTTGCTGATGCGGTTGATCCTTCCATGCAGACCCTCACCTCGACTGAAGCCCTCGCCCAACTGTGGAGCACGCTCGGCCGGCCCGCCGATGCGCTGTCCCGCGTGACGTTGACGGGCGCCGCTGCGCTGCCTTCGTCCTTTGCGGTGAACACGCTGGCGCAGAGCGTCATCGCCGCGTCGGCGTTGGCGGCCGCGCAGGTCGATACCCTGCGCACCGGGCGTCAGCAGACCGTGTCGGTGGACATGCGTCATGCCGCGCTGGAGTTCCGCTCCGAGCGCTACTTCCGTGTCGACGGCCAACTGCCACCCGAACCGTGGGACAAGATCGCCGGGCTGTACCGCTGCAGCGATGGCCGCTGGGTGCGCCTGCATACCAACTTCCCGCATCACCGTGATGGCGTGCTCAAGCTGCTCGGCTGCGCGTACGACCGCGATGCGGTGGCCGCTGCGTTGGGCCAGTGGAAGGCCGAAGCGTTTGAGGAAGCTGCCGCGCAGGTCGGCATGGTGGTCGCTGCTGCACGCACGTTTGACGAGTGGGATCGCCACCCGCAAGGCATGGCCGTGGCGGGCCAACCGCTGATGACCATCGAACGCATCGGCGATGCCCCGCCCGAACCGCTGGCCGTGCACGCCGATGGGCGGCCGTTGTCCGGCGTGCGCGTGCTGGATGTCACGCGCGTGATTGCCGGCCCGGTGTGCGGCCGGACGTTGGCGGCACATGGGGCGGACGTCTTGCTCGTTACCGCGCCGCACCTGCCGGCCATCCCGTCGCTGGTGGTCGATACCGGGCGCGGCAAGCGCTCCGCGCAACTGGACTTGCGCGATGCGGCCGACGCCGCGCAATTGCGCACCCTGCTGCGCGATGCCGACGTCTTCGTGCAGGGCTATCGACCCGGCGGCGTGGCTGCGCTCGGCTTCAGTCCCGAGCAAGCGGCTGCGGCACGCCCTGGCATCGTCTACGTGAGCCTGTGTGCGTACGGCTATGAGGGGCCGTGGGCGAATCGCCGTGGGTTCGATTCATTAGTGCAGACCGCCAGCGGCTTCAACTGGGCTGAAGCGGAAGCCGCCGGCCAGAACAGGCCGTACCCACTGCCTGCCCAGGCGCTGGACCACGGCACGGGCTACCTGATGGCTGCGGGTGCCATGACGGCACTCACCCGCCGCATGACCGAAGGCGGCAGCTGGCACGTGCGCGTGTCGCTTGCGCAAACGGGGCACTGGCTGCGCGGCCTCGGTCGCGTGGCGAATGGCTTCGACGTGCCGGACCCGCGCTACGAAGATGTCGGTGGTTATCTGGAGACCACGCCGTCCGGCTTTGGCACGCTGACGGCGATGCGTCACGCGGGGCAGCTTTCCGACACGCCACCGCATTGGGCGCTGCCCGCCGTGCCGCTGGGGACACATCCCGCGCGGTGGTAG